Proteins encoded in a region of the Zea mays cultivar B73 chromosome 2, Zm-B73-REFERENCE-NAM-5.0, whole genome shotgun sequence genome:
- the LOC103647071 gene encoding GDSL esterase/lipase At1g54790 yields FQKLYDQGARKFWIHNTGPLGCLPQNIALFGKDPSQLDELHCVAKHNRAAKLFNLQLHALCTKLRAEFDGASITYVDIHTIKYSLIANYSRYGFEHATQACCGYGGPPLNYDGNVPCGHTVSLDGKMVTAKGCSDTTEFVNWDGIHYTEATNFYIASQILTVKYSDPPFVDKMSFVIKPRF; encoded by the exons TTTCAGAAACTGTATGACCAAGGTGCTAGGAAGTTTTGGATTCACAACACAGGCCCCCTCGGCTGCTTGCCTCAAAACATCGCCCTGTTCGGCAAAGACCCATCCCAACTGGACGAGCTCCACTGTGTGGCGAAGCACAACCGTGCCGCAAAGCTTTTCAACTTACAGCTGCACGCACTTTGCACGAAGCTGAGGGCAGAATTCGATGGAGCCAGCATCACTTACGTGGACATCCACACGATCAAATACAGCCTGATCGCCAACTACTCTCGATACG GGTTCGAGCACGCCACTCAGGCATGCTGTGGATACGGAGGCCCACCCCTGAACTACGATGGTAACGTACCATGTGGACACACAGTGTCTCTGGATGGTAAGATGGTCACCGCAAAAGGGTGCAGCGACACTACTGAATTCGTCAACTGGGATGGGATACATTACACGGAAGCTACAAATTTCTATATCGCGTCGCAGATCCTGACCGTGAAGTATTCTGATCCTCCGTTCGTGGATAAGATGTCGTTCGTCATAAAACCTAGATTCTGA